The Bacillus sp. F19 DNA segment GATTCTGTTGAAGGAAATGATCAGGCTGCCCCGCAAGAGGGAAAAGATTGGAAAGTTATCTCTGAAGAAGATAACAAAAACAAGATTGACCCGAGACTTGCCGGCTTATCGAAATTCTTCGATGATCAAGACAGCTAATGCTATTGTTTAGCACTTATATATAGGCTGTTTTAAACACAAAGTTTTAATGAAACTCTGTAAGGAGGTGGGAATAATGGCTGTACCTTTTAGAAGAACTTCTAAAACAAGAAAAAGACTACGTCGTACACACTTCAAATTGCAAGTGCCTGGTATGGTAGCATGCCCAAACTGTGGTGAAGTTAAATTAGCTCACCGTGTATGTAAAGAATGTGGAACATACAAAGGAAAAGAAGTTGTTAGCAAATAATAACTTCATTAAAAACGCAAGGATCTCTGATCCTTGCGTTTTTTTTATGAAATATAAATATGTTCTAGTGCTTGGCCGGTCCTTTCTATAAAATAAAAGATATTCATCTTGTTCTATTAGGGGGATAAAAGTGGGGAAAGTATTAGCAAGCGAGAGAAACGGGATATTAGAGATCAAAATTAACCGGCCAGAACGAAGAAATGCAATTGATTATGATGTGATGAACGAATTAGAAATGATTTTGGACGAGGCAGAAGGCAATGAAAGACTGCTTGCGGCAACCATTACCGGAAGCGGCAGCAAGGCGTTTTGTTCAGGCGGTGATCTTTCTGTTTTCGGGAATATCACGACTGCTGAAGAAGCCCAGCATATGCTCTCTAAAATGGGGGATCTATTATACAGAATCATGACTCTTCCTGTACCGACATTTGCTATGATTAATGGAACGGCTGTAGGAGGAGGGATGGAAATAGCAGCTTCTGCTGATTTCAGACTAGTGAATGAAGAAGCGTCGCTTGGGTTTATTCAGGGAAATCAAGCGATTACAACTGGGTGGGGCGGAAGCACAATGTTATTTGAAAAAATGCAGCCTGATGCAGCCCTGTACATGCTCACGAGCGGACTAAGAATAAATGCAGAAAAGGCAAAAGAGCTTGGATTTGCTTCGAACATTTTTCATTCTGAAACATTTGAAGCAGATGCTTTGGATTTTATAAGAAAGTCTCTTATTCCTTATCCTGATGTGATACGAGGGTATAAAAGAGTTCAGATTAATAAATGGGTCCGCACCGGCCTGAAAGAACGAATGCAGGAAGAAATCGCAAAGTGTGCAGAGCTATGGCCACGTGAAGACCATCTTCGTGCAGTAAGGCATTTCTTCCAAAAATAGACAGTAAAAAACAGCTTGTAACCCTGGGATTTCTGTCACGTTCGATAGTCTATCTATTCTAGCAGGCGCATATGTATGTAAAAAATGCGTATTAGGGGGAATAGAAAATGACTACTACACGTCAGGATGCTTGGACTCAGGATGAGGATTTGATGCTCGCTGAAATTGTTCTCAGGCAGATTAGGGAAGGCGGAACACAGCTTGCAGCATTCGAAGAAGTAGGGAAAAAGTTATCAAGAACGGCAGCTGCATGCGGTTTTCGCTGGAATTCCTATGTAAGAAAGCAATTCAAATCAGGAATTGAAATGGCAAAAGCACAGCGCAAAAAAATCCGCAAACAAGAGACTGAAGAATCAGCTGAACCTTCTATGCCCTCTTTTGAAAGCGAATCACAGTCTGAAGCAGGCGTACCGCTGACTTTTCATGAAGTGATTTCATTTTTGAAAAACTATGAAAACTCTGGAAGTGCTGCAGACTTAAAAAGTGAAAATGAAAACCTCACTAAAAAAATAACCCATCTGGAGCAGCAAATCGAAAAGCTCCAAGCTGAAAAAGAAACCATCCACAGCAATCTGAAGATTGTAGAGGAAGATTATATGATGCTGATTGAAATGATGGAGCGCGCAAGAAATATGGTTGTTCTAAGAGACGATGAGCGCAGCCGCAAGGTGAATTTTCAAGTAGACCGCAATGGGAATCTGGAAAGAGCTGAAAAATAAAAGAATGACCGCAGATGCGGTCATTCTTTTATTTTATTGAAAGGATATTCTTACGCAGATTCGCCTCTTTGTTCTGAAACGCCTTCAGGATACCAGACAAGAGGATTTTCTCCCTTATCCCGCTCCATGTCATAAGTGACGGACTCAAATCCCATTCTGGACCAGAATTCATCTGACTTTATTCTTGAGTTGGTTTTGATTGGAACGCCGTAAGACTTCGCGTATTCAACAAGTGCCGTGCCATAGCCTTTTCGTTTATAATCAGGAAGCACTTCAAGCTTCCATAATTCCAGGTAATCCTGTTTTGGGTCAAAATATTCGTCGAACTTTTTATCGACCCGGTACAGACTCATACGGGCAACTAGTTTTTCGCCGAAGTAAATGCCGTAGAATGGCGAATTACTATCATTTTCTATGATGTTATCCTGAAGATCATCAAGCATGGACAGCTCCTGCAGTCCATATTCTTTAAATTTTTTGAATTCCTCTAATGTCTTATAATTAATAAGCAATTTTTCTACCTTAAACATTGTTTCTCCCCCTTGCAGCCTCTGATCGTTGTATATCATACAGGTTTAAGATAAGAATACAAAATCTTAATAAAATTTTAAAACTTACATTTATTATACCACGAAGAAAAGATTAGAAAAGAGTTTAGTGAGCGTTTTCAATTTATAGCAGGAAATTTAAAGTTTATGAAGAAATGTACTCTGTGGGGATATTCTTTTACACCTTGGGAGGGGAGAAATTGAAGAAGATTTTAATTGCAAACCGGGGAGAAATTGCGCTTCGGATTATCAAAACATGCCAAAAAATGGGGATTGAAACAGTCGTCATTTTTTCTGATGCCGATGCTGAACTGCCTTTTGTTAAAGAAGCAGACTATGCCTTTAGAATAGGTGAAGCTCCTGTGTCGAAGTCCTATTTATTAAAGGATGAAATTTTAAATATTGCTGTCCGGGAACAAGTGGATGGGATCCATCCAGGATATGGATTCTTATCTGAAAATACGGAGTTTGCTCAGGCAGCAGAAGAAAAGGGAATCAAGTTTATTGGTCCGAGTTCTGAAACAATGGCTCTAATGGGAGACAAAGTAGCAGCAAGAAAAACGATGAAGGAAGCTCTTGTACCTGTTGTGCCCGGAAGTGTCACCGGCATTTCAACGATCGAGGAAGCCTGTTCGTTTGCAGCAGAAATCGGCTACCCGGTTATGCTAAAAGCAAGCGGAGGCGGAGGCGGGATCGGCATGCACCGGTGTGACAATGAAGCGGCCCTTATGAAATGTTTTGCCTCAACAAAAACAAGAGCAAAAGCATACTTCGGAAACGATGAAGTTTTTATAGAAAAATTTATTGCAGATGCAAGGCACATTGAAATTCAATTATTTGGAGATCATCATGGAAATGTTGTTCACATGTTCGAGCGTGACTGCTCTGTTCAGCGCAGAAACCAAAAAGTGGTTGAAGAATCTCCTTCTCCGCATTTATCCGGGGAGACAAGGGCTAAGATGTGTGAAGCAGCTGTTGCGGCAGCAAAGCATGTAGGATACATAAACGCAGGAACGATTGAGTTTATTGTTGATGATAAAGAGAACTTTTATTTTCTTGAAATGAATACTAGACTGCAAGTAGAACACAGAGTAACAGAAGGTGTGACCGGGCTTGATCTTGTTGAACTTCAAATTCGGACTGCATCAGGAGCTGAGCTTCCTTTTACACAAGAGGAAATTACGAAAAACGGACATTCTATTCAATTTAGACTTTATGCCGAGGATCCTGTGAAGTTCATTCCGTCACCTGGATTAATTAAAGCGTTTACATTTAATGAAACAGATGGGGTCATTGTGGATTGTGCGTACACAGAAGGGAATACGGTTACACCTTTTTATGACCCGCTCGTGGCAAAAATCATTGTAAACGGCGAAAGCCGTGAAGAAACCATTGAAAAAGCACGGACCTTTTTAAATGAAATGAAAATAGAAGGAATTAAAACAAACCTTCCTTTATTCATTCATATTTTGTCGAATGAACAATTTAACCAGGGAAGATACAGCACATCTTTTCTGCAAACAGCGGTTTTCGCTTAATTTAGAGCTTGTAAAATAAAGAATTTGTTTCACCACATCAAGAATGGAGGATTTATAACATGATCGAAATAAAAGCAAGTATGGCAGGAACAGTATTAAATGTATTAGTGGCAGCAGGGGACGAAGTAACGGCTGGACAAGATGTGATCATGCTTGAATCAATGAAAATGGAAATACCTTTAGACAGCCCTGAAAACGGCGTTGTGGAGGAAGTAAAAACTGAAGCCGGCGATTTCGTTAATGAGGGCGATGTATTAATCATTTTAAAAGCTTAATAAAGGAGGTATTTCCAATGTTGAAAACGGATGAACTGGTCAAAATCCTGAAGGAAAAGACAGCTGAAATTGAAGCTGGCGGACAGCCTAAATATCACGAAAAGCTTCAGCAACAGGGTAAATTGTTTGTAAGAGAAAGACTTAACCGTCTATTTGATAATGGACAATATACAGAGGATGGGAAGTTTGCCAATAACCAGGCAGGCGACCTTCCATCTGACGGCGTCGTTACAGCGATCGGGAAAATAAATAACCAAACCGTTTGCGTAATGGCAAATGATTCTACTATAAAAGCAGGCTCATGGGGAGCAAGAACGGTTGAAAAAATCATCCGCATCCAGGAAACTGCTGAAAAATTGAAAGTTCCATTGCTTTATCTGGTGGACTCAGCCGGAGCGAGAATAACGGACCAGATTGATATGTTTCCAAATCGCCGCGGTGCAGGGAAAATCTTTTATAACCAGGTCAAATTATCAGGCATGATTCCTCAAATCTGTCTTCTGTTTGGTCCTTCAGCAGCAGGCGGAGCATATATCCCGGCATTTTGCGACATTGTCATTATGGTTGAAGGGAATGCCTCCATGTATTTAGGATCACCACGCATGGCAGAGAAAGTCATTGGCGAAAAAGTTTCTCTTGAAGAAATGGGCGGAGCGAGAATGCACTGCTCTGTAAGCGGCTGCGGCGATGTCCTTGTAAAGACAGAAGATGAAGCCATATTAGAGGCGAGAAGATACTTAACTTATTTTCCGCAAAATTATCAGCATGCCTCCATGCCTGCAGAACCAGTTGCTCCGAAGCAGGGCAGAAGGCTGTCTGAAATTGTTCCGGAAAATCAGAATGCGCCATTTGATATGTATGAGTGCATCGACTCTCTCATAGATGCGGGAAGCTTCTTTGAAATCAAACGTTTATTCGCCCCTGAAATTATCACAGGCTTTGCCCGGATGAACGGGAAGGCAGTTGCGGTCATTGCAAATCAGCCGCGAGTGAAAGGCGGCGTTTTATTCGTAGATTCAGCAGATAAAGCAGCGAAGTTTATGCAGCTTGCGGATGCGTTTCATATCCCATTATTATTCCTTGCGGATGTGCCGGGCTTCATGATTGGCACTAAGGTAGAAAGAGCGGGAATTATCCGTCACGGCGCTAAGATGATCGCTGCCATGAGCTCTGCTACGGTTCCAAAAATCTCCGTTATCGTGAGAAAAGCATATGGCGCAGGACTATATGCCATGGCAGGACCGGCTTTTGAAACGGATTGCGTCATTGCTCTTCCTACAGCTCAAATAGCTGTTATGGGTCCCGAAGCTGCAGTTAATGCTATTTATTCAAATAAAATTAATGAAATCGAAGATCCGAAGGAGAGAATGAAATTCGTCCTTCAAAAACAGCAGGAGTATAAAGAAAACATTGATATTTATAAGCTTGCATCTGAAATGATTGTAGATGACATTGTTTCTGCAGATGAGCTTAGAGAAGAACTGATTTCCCGCTTCTCTTTATATGAAACAAAACAGCTTTCATTCAGCGAACGGAAGCATCCGGTTTATCCGGTTTAAAGCCAGCTTTCTTAGCTGGCTTTTCTTATTGAGAAAATGAAAACCCAAGGCTAGTCAAAAAGTTCCAAAAAGCTTTCAGCGAGGTACTAAAAAGTCTTCAGAGGTGCTAAAACATATTTGGTTCGCCAACCAATATCTTAGCAATCCCAGCTGGATCGTACCTGTAACTCGGATATGGCGAAATCCACGTCCCAAATATCGGAAAATGGTGCCCTAGAATCGGAAAAAGTGAAATCCACGTCCCCGATATCGCAGAATGGTGCCCTAGAAATCGGAAAAAGCGAAATTCATGACCCCAATATCGGAAAATGGTGCCCTAGAATCGGAAAAAGCGAAATCCATGACCCCAATATCGTAGAATGGTGCCTTAGAAATCGGAAAAAGCGAAATCCACGTCCCCTATATCGGAAAATGGTGCCTTAGAAATCGGAAAAAGCGAAATCCATGACCCCAATATCGCAAATGGTGCCTTAGAAATCGGAAAAAGCGAAATTCATGACCCCAATATCGCAGAATGGTGCCTTAGAATCGGAAAAAGTGAAATCCACGTCCCCAATATCGGAAAATGGTGCCTAGAAATCGGAAAAAGTGAAATCCACGTCCCCAATATCGGAAAATGGTGCCCTAGAATCGGAAAAAGCGAAATCCACGACCCCAATTTCGCAGAATGGCGCCTTAAAAATCCGAATAAGTGAAATCCATGACCCAAATTTCGCAGAATGGCGCCTTAGAAATCGGAAAAAGTGAAATCCATGTAGCCATTCAATCCGAATGTAAGCATATATCACTGGCGGCTTTTTTATTCCAGCTTTATTAAATATGGGAAATCCTTCATATATTTGATATGATAAAAGAATTAAGGGAAAACGGTGGGATTAGCTGATGGAGATAGGAATTATCGGTTCAGGAGCGGTAGGGTTACTAAGTGCCGCATATTTAAGCAAGAACCATGATGTAACGCTTTATACAAGGCGAAAAGAGCAGGCAGAGCTTATCAATGCTGCAGGAATAAGTTTAGTCAAGGGAAATCAAGAGACCATATCTTTAAATCTTAGAGCTGAAGAAAAACCGGCTTATAAAGAACCGCTTTTAATTGTAACAGTCAAACAATATCAGCTGGATGACATTTTGAATGCCTTGAAAAAAAGTCCGCCTAAAACGGTTCTTTTTCTGCAAAATGGCATGTCTCATATCCCTTTGCTTCAAACCCTGACAGCACATCGGGTATTTGTGGGCACTGTGGAGCATGGTGCATTAAAACTGAGTGACAACACCGTTAAGCATACAGGTTTCGGATGCATTAAGGTCAGCCCATTGTTTCCAGTTGAAAGGTTAAAAGAGCTGTCTATCCTGCAGCTGCAAATGGATCATTTTCCATTTGAATATATAGGAGACTGGAAGTATATGATGTCGCGGAAACTGCTTGTGAATGCTTGTATTAATCCGCTGACTGCTTTATTGCGGGTTCCTAATGGCGAGCTTGCCTCAAATCCCATGTTTAACAAAATGACAGAGAGTGTATTTCATGAAGCAATGAAAGTATTGTCTCTTGAGAAAGGACAAGAAGAATGGGAGCATGTGATGGCCATATGCAGGAATACGGCTCAAAATCGATCATCTATGCTAAAAGACATAGAAGAAGGCAGAATGACGGAAATTGATGGAATCATTGGCTTCTTAATCAATCAGGCAAAAACAAAGAAACTTGAAGTTCCTGTACTTCATTTCTTATATCAAGCCATTAGAGGATTGGAGGGATGATTGTGATCGATTCTATTGTCAGCATTTTTGCATTTGCTGTTTCACTTCCGCTGTTCAGTTTTTTTCTTCTTTTTCTTCTTTTTCTTCTTTTGACAGCCAGAAAAAAAAGAGCCTTGCTGCTTGCTGCAGACATTGCTGTGGTTTTATTTATATTCTCAATTTATTTCAAACTGCTGACATTATCGCAAACTGCATTTTACGGCGGATTATTTTTCGTCTGCCTCCTCATCGTGTTTACAGGTCTACTTTTCCTGATCCGATCGCAATCGTCCATTTCATTTTCAATTGCATTTAAAAAATGCTGGAGGTTCTCTTTTTTGCTTTTGCTGCCGATCTCTACGTTTCTTACTATATATGGAATCATTTCCGGAATCCTTGAATATCTGTAAGATTGCAGGCAAACTTTTTTTATTTTCGAAGCAATAAATGCTATACTCTTCTCGGAAGCTTACATAACCCGGAAAGGAAGTACACAAATGGAGATTACTGACCTCTCCCTTCGCCACACGAACCGCCTTGTGGAAGATATGGTTCATGCAAGGCTAAATACGGTGGATTACTTTGATTATCAGATTACAAATGATGATGTCTATGAGAAGAGAATGAACGATTTAAAAAATAGAACATTCGCTCGGGAAGAATTATCTGATTACCTTTTATCCTATCATCAGAAACACTTCCCTGAAAATCACGCAGTGACCGATAACATTAAACGGCTGAAACAGCCTGACAGTCTTGTTGTAGTGGGCGGACAGCAGGCAGGTTTATTGACAGGTCCTCTCTATACAATACATAAGATTATTTCCATTCTCGTGCTTTCAAAGCAGCAGGAAGATAAGCTGTCGGTTCCTGTTATCCCGATTTTCTGGGTTGCAGGCGAGGACCATGATTTTGCGGAAATCAATCATTTGAATGTATCGCAAAATCAAGTCATAAAAAAGAAAGCCATCAAACACACACAATCCGAAAAAATCCCTGTTTA contains these protein-coding regions:
- a CDS encoding DUF3397 domain-containing protein; its protein translation is MIDSIVSIFAFAVSLPLFSFFLLFLLFLLLTARKKRALLLAADIAVVLFIFSIYFKLLTLSQTAFYGGLFFVCLLIVFTGLLFLIRSQSSISFSIAFKKCWRFSFLLLLPISTFLTIYGIISGILEYL
- a CDS encoding acetyl-CoA carboxylase biotin carboxyl carrier protein subunit, whose amino-acid sequence is MIEIKASMAGTVLNVLVAAGDEVTAGQDVIMLESMKMEIPLDSPENGVVEEVKTEAGDFVNEGDVLIILKA
- a CDS encoding N-acetyltransferase; translated protein: MFKVEKLLINYKTLEEFKKFKEYGLQELSMLDDLQDNIIENDSNSPFYGIYFGEKLVARMSLYRVDKKFDEYFDPKQDYLELWKLEVLPDYKRKGYGTALVEYAKSYGVPIKTNSRIKSDEFWSRMGFESVTYDMERDKGENPLVWYPEGVSEQRGESA
- a CDS encoding RsfA family transcriptional regulator, translated to MTTTRQDAWTQDEDLMLAEIVLRQIREGGTQLAAFEEVGKKLSRTAAACGFRWNSYVRKQFKSGIEMAKAQRKKIRKQETEESAEPSMPSFESESQSEAGVPLTFHEVISFLKNYENSGSAADLKSENENLTKKITHLEQQIEKLQAEKETIHSNLKIVEEDYMMLIEMMERARNMVVLRDDERSRKVNFQVDRNGNLERAEK
- a CDS encoding acetyl-CoA carboxylase biotin carboxylase subunit, which codes for MKKILIANRGEIALRIIKTCQKMGIETVVIFSDADAELPFVKEADYAFRIGEAPVSKSYLLKDEILNIAVREQVDGIHPGYGFLSENTEFAQAAEEKGIKFIGPSSETMALMGDKVAARKTMKEALVPVVPGSVTGISTIEEACSFAAEIGYPVMLKASGGGGGIGMHRCDNEAALMKCFASTKTRAKAYFGNDEVFIEKFIADARHIEIQLFGDHHGNVVHMFERDCSVQRRNQKVVEESPSPHLSGETRAKMCEAAVAAAKHVGYINAGTIEFIVDDKENFYFLEMNTRLQVEHRVTEGVTGLDLVELQIRTASGAELPFTQEEITKNGHSIQFRLYAEDPVKFIPSPGLIKAFTFNETDGVIVDCAYTEGNTVTPFYDPLVAKIIVNGESREETIEKARTFLNEMKIEGIKTNLPLFIHILSNEQFNQGRYSTSFLQTAVFA
- the rpmF gene encoding 50S ribosomal protein L32, with protein sequence MAVPFRRTSKTRKRLRRTHFKLQVPGMVACPNCGEVKLAHRVCKECGTYKGKEVVSK
- a CDS encoding 2-dehydropantoate 2-reductase; translation: MEIGIIGSGAVGLLSAAYLSKNHDVTLYTRRKEQAELINAAGISLVKGNQETISLNLRAEEKPAYKEPLLIVTVKQYQLDDILNALKKSPPKTVLFLQNGMSHIPLLQTLTAHRVFVGTVEHGALKLSDNTVKHTGFGCIKVSPLFPVERLKELSILQLQMDHFPFEYIGDWKYMMSRKLLVNACINPLTALLRVPNGELASNPMFNKMTESVFHEAMKVLSLEKGQEEWEHVMAICRNTAQNRSSMLKDIEEGRMTEIDGIIGFLINQAKTKKLEVPVLHFLYQAIRGLEG
- a CDS encoding enoyl-CoA hydratase/isomerase family protein: MGKVLASERNGILEIKINRPERRNAIDYDVMNELEMILDEAEGNERLLAATITGSGSKAFCSGGDLSVFGNITTAEEAQHMLSKMGDLLYRIMTLPVPTFAMINGTAVGGGMEIAASADFRLVNEEASLGFIQGNQAITTGWGGSTMLFEKMQPDAALYMLTSGLRINAEKAKELGFASNIFHSETFEADALDFIRKSLIPYPDVIRGYKRVQINKWVRTGLKERMQEEIAKCAELWPREDHLRAVRHFFQK
- a CDS encoding acyl-CoA carboxylase subunit beta translates to MLKTDELVKILKEKTAEIEAGGQPKYHEKLQQQGKLFVRERLNRLFDNGQYTEDGKFANNQAGDLPSDGVVTAIGKINNQTVCVMANDSTIKAGSWGARTVEKIIRIQETAEKLKVPLLYLVDSAGARITDQIDMFPNRRGAGKIFYNQVKLSGMIPQICLLFGPSAAGGAYIPAFCDIVIMVEGNASMYLGSPRMAEKVIGEKVSLEEMGGARMHCSVSGCGDVLVKTEDEAILEARRYLTYFPQNYQHASMPAEPVAPKQGRRLSEIVPENQNAPFDMYECIDSLIDAGSFFEIKRLFAPEIITGFARMNGKAVAVIANQPRVKGGVLFVDSADKAAKFMQLADAFHIPLLFLADVPGFMIGTKVERAGIIRHGAKMIAAMSSATVPKISVIVRKAYGAGLYAMAGPAFETDCVIALPTAQIAVMGPEAAVNAIYSNKINEIEDPKERMKFVLQKQQEYKENIDIYKLASEMIVDDIVSADELREELISRFSLYETKQLSFSERKHPVYPV